The nucleotide window TCATGGACCCGGACTTTTGAAAGGAACGTCCCAACCACAAGGCCAGCAATCAGGCATTCGTTTCATTCCCGGAAGCTCACGAGCAGAATGGTCCAGGGACAGGCCGTTTCCTTAGAGCTTGTTGCTCTGGCGACCAACTCGGTGCAATGGTACCCATCCCCAGGGTACACACAGTTCCCGGGAGGGTGGGCCATGCCTGAGGACCTGAGGGGAAACCCATCTGGAACCACGTGGCCACAGGGAGGTAGAAGCACTGTCCACTGTAAGACATGCCACAGCTGTCCCATCTCCACTGCCATCATCCTACTTACATTGCTGACCAAGGGCGAGGTGTCCTAAAAACACAGCATTAGACACAAAAAAAATGTGCTTGGTTTCGTATTTCTGCATTTGGCACATTAATGACACTAACTCTCCAAAATCCTTTATTTAACAGAATTGGAACAAACGGTGGCAACCTAATACACAAACTCAAGTGTGCTAAATGCAAGACACACAGGGAGCCTTGCTTCTCTCTGGCAGCTCTGGGCAAAGCTGCAGAATGCCTCCCTGTGTCCTGGCTGAATGGCAAGTCTGAGCTTCTGCTCAGACCAGGGCTGCCAGGGTCTGAGGTCTCCTTCTGCCAGGACACCTGTGCCCAGCTCAGCATTGCTGTCACCTTTGCCCCCAGACCCACACAGTGCCTGAGAAGTCTGGGACAGGTGAATCCTGGAGAGCCCTGACGACCCTGCAAGATCCTTCCTCCTGCCTGTAGGTCCCTCCCTGCACCCACCAGGGGCTGGTCCATAAATATTACTCCTTCAGGAAGCAGGGCTAGCGGCCTAGCTGGGCTGGTTATCCCTGCTGTTCACTGCAAGCCATCCTCTGGAGGAGGGTGGCAGAACCAAGAGACCCAGGAACCTGCCTCGACACACTTGGACCCCAGGGAGGAGGGACTAGAGCATGAGAAGGCAGGGTCCACCCTGCAGACCCCAAACTGGCCATTGGTCACCAAGGTCTCCAGACACTATGGGCCATGCGCGCAGCAGTCAGACTGCCCAGGGCTACCGGCACCAACTCTGGCCCCTCAACAGTTGCCCGGCTCAGTTCAGCCTCTGGGGCCTCCTCCAGGTCGGAGGACTGGTCGTCCCCGGAGCCCTGCGGGCTGGGCAGTGGGGACCCCAGGGCACCTCCCACTGGCCAGGTGCTCCGCCCGTGGGCTCCCGGTGGCCCGGACAGGGCGTCCCCCAGCAGGTCCCTGAAGCTGCTGCTCTCGCGCAGCGGCATGGACTCCAGCAGGTGGTTCAGGAGCTCGGCGGCGACGGTGGCGTCGATTGCCTGGCACGTGGACACGAACGTGTGCACCTCGTGCATGCACTGGATGTAGCCGGCGGCGAAGCGCTCGCTTGCTTCCGCCTGCAGCTGCTCACGCTCTACGTTCGAGGATGGAAGGGGAGAGAGCCGCGCCGGGCCCCGTGAGCTGCCACTGCCGTGGCCCGGCCCACCCGGACGGCGGCTCACCCAGGAGAGGTGGGGAGCGCGCACCCCGTCTCAGGCCGGGAAGCCCTGGGtccggggcaggggcaggggcaggccaGGCGACCGCGCTCCCCGCCTCCGCCCACGCGCCCTGCCGCCACTCACCGCGCGCCCGGCCCCGCAGCGCGCCCTGCACGCGCCGCACGGTGAGCTCCAGCACCTCTGCGTTCTCCAGCTTGGCCTGCACCTGCGCGGGCGGGAGGGcccggtgggggaggggcggtgaGGCCCGGCCCGCCCGCGACCCCCGCCCGCCCGCAGCCCTCGGGCGCCCGCCCGTCTCACCTCGGCGCCCGCcagcagcagccgcagctcctGCAGGCTCTCGTTGATCCGCGCGCGCCGCTTCTTCTCCACCAGAGGCTTCCGGGCCTGCGGGGAGCGAGCAACTGAGCCCCGGCGCTGCACCGCTCCCCGCCCGCCCGCTCGCCCACGCGCGGCTACAGCCAGCACCTTGCGGTCCCCCCTCGCCTCGCAGCCGTCCTCATCCTCCCGACCCGCACGGTCCCGGCCGGGCGCCAGCAGCGGAGCCATTACCCACACCGACCAGACCGCGGAGAGCGCTAGAAGCCCCCCGCGCTGCCCGCAGCTCAGCGGCCGGGAGCCGCCCTCCCGGCCTCCTCGCGTCTGACGCCGCGTCCTTACGCCGGCGGTCGCGCCCGCCCCTTTTATAGCGCCTTATTTGCATCTCAATGCGCCGATTGGCCGCCCGGGCCAATGAGAGAGGCGCGCTTTGTCTGGCCCCGCCGCCGGGTCGCGCGGCAGCTGGCAGGGCGTGGCCTGCGGgcgcggtgggggtggggagcccagcCCCGCCTCTGGGCGAACCCGGCGCTGAGGGGCACCCGAGGGGGCGACGCCCCGGGGCGCTGGAGCCCGAGGTGCGCTAGGTTGCCTTCCTACCCTGAGCAAGGTCCGCCGGTGGGCGGTGTGTGCGAGTAGGAGCTCATCCACCCatcgttcattcactcattccttcacGCTTGACTTTGTTGACCGAGGGCGCAACAGGAGAGGAATCCCATGCGGGCGCCACCGCACGGGCCGCCGTCTACCGACCTGGAGAGAGGTCTACGGGTCCGGCTGGGGTGGCTGCGGAGTTCCGGGGAGGTGAGggcccccagggcagcaggggtGGGAGCGGGCCCGAGGCCACCTTGCGTTTCTTGCGGACTTAAGCTTTGCCATCTTCTGCCTGCTCGGGGAGCCTCCGCCGGCCCCGCCCGCACTGCCCTATCTTTAGGCTCTCCTTCTCTGGTGATCCCCCCTGCCGACCACCTTTTCTAGTTCCTGTCACCGCCAACCCTTCCCTGGTCCCCAACCCAAGCTCGCCCTTCCCTAGTTCCTACCCTCTCTGCACCCCCTTCCCTgacccccgccctccctcccctcccagccttccCTGGTCCTCACCCCACTGCACGTCTTTCCCTGGTCCCCCCTCCTGCTCCTTCGCCCTGGCCCCCATCCCCAACTCTTGTCCCCTTCGtccccctcctttcccccttgggctcccttcccccctcctctgcccccgcCCCGTTCCCGCCCCGCCGGGCTGGCCGAGGCTGCCGTCTGGTCGCCGTAACTTGATGCCTGTGAcagttggcagctgcagccccttcAGCGGAGAAAAGCGGCGGCCCAGCCAAGAGCGACAGGTGTTGGCCGCGCCTTTGTCTCGGCCCGCTTTGTCCCTCGAGCGGGGGCGGGCGGTGGGTGCGCCTGTGGCCGCCAGACGACCGCCACCCCCAGGCCGGCCGCCCATCTGCTGGCCCGGCCTCCCCGAGGGTGGGGTGCGTGGTGGGTGGGGCCGCGCCCTGTGGGTCCCTGCCTGGCCGCTGCTGGGTCTCGCCACCTCCCAGCAGAGCCAGAATACCAATTTGCCTTCTAGCCGCCAGGCCTTTGCACACACGGATCCTTGCACCTGGAACAGGCTGGGGCCCCCCTTGGAGGCCTCAGCTTCCCTAGCCTTCTAcctgccctgcccttgctcagcccTCTGCTTCTCTCCCGGGCCTGGGATCGTCAGGGTCTGCTCTTCGCCCCTCCAGGGGATAAGTGTCCCTGGGGGGGGGTAGGTGCTCACCGAGGACCCCTTATTTTCCCTGAGCAGGAACCTGGCCTAGCAGAAGCGCTGGGTGGGTGGGAAGGTGAGATGTCCCAAGCCAACCCGGCAGGCAGCAGGgcaaagaaaattccagagacTGAAGTGTGGTTGGGTGGTAGGACTAGGCCACAGACTGGAAAAGTCGAGCAGAGACAGCCAGGTGAGAACGGGCAGAAGGGGCTCCCAGGTAGTTACAGAGGTCAGTTTGCGGTCTGAAGATGGAtctggagtccccgtcgtggtgcggtggaaaacaatctgactaatatctgtgaggacacaggttcgattcctggcctcgctctgtgggttaaggatccggtgttggcctgagctgtggggtaggtcgcaggcAGGCCGggagttacagctccaatttgactcctagcctgggaatctccatatgccatgggtgcagccctaaaaagataaaataaataaatacatgaagatgGATCTGACAGCTATTCAGGTGACTATTTTACCTCAGACTCCCCACCAGAGGGACCTCCACAGGGAGGGCGAGTTTGGTCAGGTGCTTGATGGTTCTCGAAGTCACCTCACTAACCTCATAACTACCTGGGGGCCCCTTCTGCCAATTCTCACCTGGctgtctctgcttttctttccttttctctctttctttctttcttcctttctctccctccctctctttctctctctctttctttttgttttgccttttagggccacacatgtggcatatgcggttcccaggctaagggtcaaataggagctgcaggtgccggcctccaccacagccacagcaatgcctgatccgagccgcgtctgcaacctacaccacagctcacggcaacgccggatccttaacccactgagtgagggaaaGGGTCAAACTCATGTCCCcatggacactggttgggtttgttactgctgagccacgacgggaactccctgtctctgCTTTTCTGTGTGCAGGGCCCTGAGACGTCCCTAGTGCTGTGTTGCTCCCCCAGGTATGAACCCACTCGTTTCAATCGCCCCCTGTTGTCCTGTGTCCCCCACAAGCCCAAAG belongs to Phacochoerus africanus isolate WHEZ1 chromosome 3, ROS_Pafr_v1, whole genome shotgun sequence and includes:
- the HES6 gene encoding transcription cofactor HES-6 isoform X1; translated protein: MAPLLAPGRDRAGREDEDGCEARGDRKARKPLVEKKRRARINESLQELRLLLAGAEVQAKLENAEVLELTVRRVQGALRGRAREREQLQAEASERFAAGYIQCMHEVHTFVSTCQAIDATVAAELLNHLLESMPLRESSSFRDLLGDALSGPPGAHGRSTWPVGGALGSPLPSPQGSGDDQSSDLEEAPEAELSRATVEGPELVPVALGSLTAARMAHSVWRPW
- the HES6 gene encoding transcription cofactor HES-6 isoform X2 — protein: MAPLLAPGRDRAGREDEDGCEARGDRKARKPLVEKKRRARINESLQELRLLLAGAEVQAKLENAEVLELTSVSSCRRKQASASPPATSSACTRCTRSCPRARQSTPPSPPSS